The DNA window TGAGTTCGCGTTAGTACTGAACCGGTTGGATGGTAATCATAAGAATAGGCGTGTTCGCAATGATCGAAAAGTTACCATTCTGAATGGTCTTTTAAAATGCTCGATTTGTGGTGGTGCTTTAACAGTACGTTCTGCTGGAGCGTATCGCTATGTCGGTTGTTTGAAAACCATAGAGAAGGGCGGATGTTATGCTAAACCCATGCGTTATGACGTATTAGAAAAGATCATTATTGAACACATTCGTAACATGGATATAGGACAAGTTTACGAGAGTAATGATAGTAAAGAATTTCAATTGCAGAGTCGTATTAAGAACTTAGCAAGTCATATAGATGAGTTCACTAATGGTATCGCTTCAATTCGTGCTAAAAATAAGAAGCCAAGTTTTGAAATGCTAAGCGAGTTGCAACAGTCTGAAGAAGAACTTGAATCATTAAAAAAAGAACAGGAACAATATAAATTATCGAAAATTGATTTAGGTGAATTTAAAGTCAGTACTGAACTTCTTGATGTTACACAAGTTGCATTAAGATCACGGTTGGAAAGTACCATTTCAAACTTGCTGAATAAAATTAAGATTCACCATACAAAGGATATGTCATTTAGTCTGATAGAGCTGGTTTATGTTAATGATGTTGTGAAACATATTCTAGTGGCTGATAAGAAAGGATTAGTTAGTGGTGATGTTATTATCAGACAGGATGATGATCTCACTATATATGAGAGTCGCAGTGTTAAAATCATTAAGGATGAAGGTCGTATATTCTCATTGGATTGTAGTATAAGTGAAATTGCATTGAATGATTACCTATTCTTAATGAATATAGTCGATTTCATAGATTCAGATGCAAAAGAGTTCTTGAACCTTCACCTAAATGCAGTACTGCAACATGAAAGTCAACAAAAATGAGAAAATAAATAATTCCTGCTATAATATGAAACGACGAAAATAAATGTGGTATAATTAAGGTGTTTTCAGTGGTTTTTCACTAAATAAGTACAGTGAAACTGCACAGGAAACACCGCATGAGCAAATTTATTAAAGACTTCATCGTTCTATCTACTCTTTTCGTAGTAATCATTTTAATACTCGCTAACCCAATAAGTATAATTTGGGGTATTGCCTTCTTATGGGCATTGGGGGGTATTTAATGTTCAAGATTAATATTGTATCTGCATGTGGATTAGCAAAAGTATTATTCCCCGATCTACCAGAACATCTAGTACTGGTTAATGAGATGCTACGATTTCTTCAAGACAACAATTTAGAATTAACCGAAAATCTTGATCAATTCAATAGCGTATTCTGGCCTGTATTGTTCACGCTTTATGACGTGAAATTAATAAATATAGATGATGGAAATACAACAATAGCATTTGTGATTCGTGATGAAAAACTTGGAATTGCATATGGTAGTACTTACTACTCAATTCAATAAATAATAAAACAAAATCTCCAAAGATAAAGTTACCCGTTGTGACATTCGGGTACTTTTTTACGGAAAAAAAGATAAGGAATGTATAGCAATGGAAAAGAAGAACAAGAATAAGCAAATCAATGTAAGACTTTCTGATACACAGATGCAGTACTTACAACAATTAGTAGATAGTGGTAAGGCCAAAACACAAAGCGGGGCATTGGTTTATTTAATTAATCAATACGCAATTCTAGGAGACTTCAAAAAATGAAATACTTAACGGGCACAATATGCGTGTTTATATATATATAGATCAACTACAAAAATATTGTGCCCGTTGGAACAAAAAACAAACCAATGGAGAGATGAAATGAAACAAGCAATTGTACTTAGACTTAGCAGTGAAGTAACCACAACCCCACATTATTTTACTTATGAACTGAACGATGGTGAGAAAAAACTAATATCAGTAGTGGTACACAAACCAAATTCAACACATACATATACTCTAAAAAATGAATCATGGATAGATGGCAGCACACAAGAATCCATTGACATAAACGATATACTCCAAACACTAGATACTAGTGAAAAAGTAGATCAAATATATATTGCGTTTGAGATAAAAGATGATGGCTTCCTATGGCTAGATCTGGCTGGGGGTTTTTTATTGACTACCAGTGATTATACTAGCCATACAATACAAAGAAAAACGTATTCCGATAAACCAACCCACAGTAGTATAACTAATGACATTGAGACACAAGAAGATTTTAATGTGGAGTTATTTTTAGAATTAACAGAAGAAAAGATATTCCAACTCTCCTTGGTACATAGAGACGTACATAGATACTTAGCGGGGCTACAAATGGCATCTATATTTTTGGAAGAGTTTGATCTAGAAAAAGGGTGTTCAGTGAATATTGGTTAAGGTTAGCAACACACCAGTACATTTCAGTACCAAAAGAAAAAAGAGTCAGTGCGTGGATGTCATATTGTCATATGGGGTGAATTTGCTTTTATTGAAGTAGAGTATATTGAAGATGTGGTGGTGTGAGAAAAGAAAAATACATCATTTGGCATACGTCTGAATGATAGACAAATCGAATTAATAGATAGTTTGATTGAGGGCGGGAAGGCCAAAACAAGAAGTGCCGCCATTCAGTACTTAATTAACCAACACATCATTTTAGGAGGTAATAAGAA is part of the Serratia quinivorans genome and encodes:
- a CDS encoding Recombinase, which produces MWVNANASIVREIFDLYLQGYGSFTIAKKMNEVGKIIRDKRWSTPKICALLRNPRCNGDFISNSLERNYEKGTSTSTEHVIKGLYPKIVTDDEFALVLNRLDGNHKNRRVRNDRKVTILNGLLKCSICGGALTVRSAGAYRYVGCLKTIEKGGCYAKPMRYDVLEKIIIEHIRNMDIGQVYESNDSKEFQLQSRIKNLASHIDEFTNGIASIRAKNKKPSFEMLSELQQSEEELESLKKEQEQYKLSKIDLGEFKVSTELLDVTQVALRSRLESTISNLLNKIKIHHTKDMSFSLIELVYVNDVVKHILVADKKGLVSGDVIIRQDDDLTIYESRSVKIIKDEGRIFSLDCSISEIALNDYLFLMNIVDFIDSDAKEFLNLHLNAVLQHESQQK